A window of Candidatus Pantoea floridensis contains these coding sequences:
- the pflB gene encoding formate C-acetyltransferase, protein MSELNEKMASAWEGFSAGEWQNSVNVRDFIQKNYTPYEGDESFLAGATPATTKLWDSVLEGIKIENRTHAPVDFDTDLASTITSHDAGYINKSLEKIVGLQTEAPLKRAIIPFGGIKMVEGSCKVYGRELDPALKKVFTDYRKTHNQGVFDVYTPDIMRCRKSGVLTGLPDAYGRGRIIGDYRRVALYGIDYLMKDKVAQFNSLQSDMENGVNLEATIRLREEISEQHRALGQIKEMAAKYGSDISLPATNAQEAVQWTYYGYLAAVKSQNGAAMSFGRVSTFLDVYIDRDIQAGKLTEEAAQELIDHLVMKLRMVRFLRTPEYDELFSGDPIWATESLAGMGVDGRTLVTKSTFRFLNTLYTMGPSPEPNMTILWSEKLPVNFKKYAAKVSIDTSSLQYENDDLMRPDFDNDDYAIACCVSPMIVGKQMQFFGARANLAKTLLYAINGGVDEKLKMQVGPKEAPITDEVLDYDTVMARLDHFMDWLAKQYVTSLNIIHYMHDKYSYEASLMALHDRDVYRTMACGIAGLSVAADSLSAIKYAKVKTIRDADGLAVDFEIEGEYPQFGNNDSRVDDMACDLVERFMKKIQKLQTYRNAVPTQSVLTITSNVVYGKKTGNTPDGRRAGAPFGPGANPMHGRDQKGAVASLTSVAKLPFAYAKDGISYTFSIVPNALGKDDNVRKTNLAGLMDGYFHHEANIEGGQHLNVNVMNREMLLDAMEHPENYPQLTIRVSGYAVRFNSLTKEQQKDVITRTFTQSL, encoded by the coding sequence ATGTCCGAACTGAATGAAAAAATGGCGTCAGCCTGGGAAGGATTTAGCGCCGGCGAATGGCAGAATAGTGTCAACGTCCGTGATTTTATCCAGAAAAACTACACACCGTATGAAGGCGATGAGTCCTTCCTGGCCGGTGCGACTCCGGCAACCACTAAATTGTGGGATAGCGTGCTTGAAGGCATCAAAATTGAGAACCGCACCCATGCTCCGGTTGATTTTGATACCGACCTGGCATCAACCATTACTTCTCACGACGCCGGTTACATTAACAAATCGCTGGAAAAAATCGTCGGTCTGCAAACTGAAGCGCCTCTTAAACGTGCCATCATACCGTTTGGCGGCATCAAAATGGTTGAAGGTTCCTGTAAGGTTTATGGCCGCGAGCTGGACCCAGCGCTGAAAAAAGTCTTTACAGATTATCGTAAAACCCATAACCAGGGTGTTTTCGATGTTTATACTCCAGATATCATGCGCTGCCGTAAATCAGGTGTATTGACCGGCTTGCCAGATGCTTATGGCCGTGGCCGTATCATTGGTGACTATCGTCGCGTTGCGCTGTACGGCATCGACTACCTGATGAAAGATAAGGTAGCGCAGTTCAATTCACTGCAAAGTGACATGGAGAATGGCGTTAATCTGGAAGCCACCATCCGTTTGCGTGAAGAGATCTCTGAACAGCATCGTGCGCTGGGCCAGATTAAAGAGATGGCGGCAAAATATGGTTCGGATATCTCTCTGCCAGCCACGAACGCACAAGAAGCAGTACAGTGGACCTATTACGGCTACCTGGCGGCAGTGAAATCGCAGAACGGTGCGGCAATGTCCTTTGGTCGCGTATCCACTTTCCTTGATGTTTACATCGATCGCGATATTCAAGCAGGTAAGCTCACCGAAGAAGCTGCACAGGAACTGATTGACCATCTGGTGATGAAACTGCGTATGGTGCGTTTCCTGCGTACCCCTGAATACGATGAGCTGTTCTCAGGTGACCCAATCTGGGCGACAGAATCGCTGGCAGGCATGGGCGTAGATGGCCGTACGCTGGTCACCAAAAGTACCTTCCGTTTCCTGAACACGCTGTACACTATGGGTCCATCTCCGGAACCTAACATGACCATTCTGTGGTCAGAAAAACTGCCGGTTAACTTTAAAAAATACGCAGCAAAAGTCTCCATCGATACCTCTTCATTGCAGTATGAAAATGATGACCTGATGCGTCCTGATTTTGATAACGATGACTATGCTATCGCCTGCTGTGTGAGCCCGATGATTGTCGGCAAACAGATGCAATTCTTCGGTGCGCGTGCCAACCTGGCAAAAACACTGCTGTACGCAATCAACGGCGGTGTGGATGAGAAACTGAAAATGCAGGTTGGCCCGAAAGAAGCGCCAATCACTGACGAAGTGCTCGATTACGATACCGTAATGGCTCGCCTGGATCATTTCATGGATTGGCTGGCGAAACAGTACGTCACTTCCCTGAACATCATTCACTACATGCACGATAAGTACAGCTATGAAGCTTCACTCATGGCGCTGCATGACCGCGACGTCTATCGCACCATGGCCTGTGGTATCGCTGGCCTATCGGTTGCGGCTGATTCCCTGTCTGCAATTAAGTATGCCAAAGTTAAAACCATCCGTGATGCTGATGGCTTAGCGGTAGACTTCGAAATTGAAGGCGAATATCCGCAGTTCGGTAACAATGACTCGCGTGTAGATGACATGGCTTGCGATCTGGTTGAACGTTTCATGAAGAAAATTCAGAAACTGCAAACCTACCGTAACGCGGTTCCAACCCAGTCGGTACTGACCATTACTTCTAACGTGGTTTACGGCAAGAAAACCGGTAATACCCCAGATGGCCGCCGTGCTGGTGCGCCATTCGGACCAGGTGCTAACCCAATGCATGGTCGTGACCAGAAAGGTGCCGTTGCATCACTGACTTCAGTCGCGAAACTGCCGTTCGCTTACGCTAAAGACGGTATCTCTTATACCTTCTCCATCGTGCCAAATGCGCTGGGTAAAGATGATAACGTGCGTAAAACCAACCTTGCTGGCCTGATGGATGGTTATTTCCATCACGAAGCCAACATTGAGGGCGGCCAGCACCTTAACGTCAACGTGATGAACCGTGAGATGTTGCTGGATGCAATGGAACATCCTGAGAACTATCCTCAGTTAACCATCCGTGTATCTGGTTACGCTGTTCGCTTCAACTCGCTCACTAAAGAGCAGCAGAAAGATGTAATTACTCGTACTTTCACTCAGTCGTTGTAA
- the pflA gene encoding pyruvate formate lyase 1-activating protein, with protein sequence MSTIGRIHSFESCGTVDGPGIRFITFFQGCLMRCLYCHNRDTWDTHGGKEITVDELMKDVLSYRHFMNASGGGVTASGGEAILQAEFVRDWFRACQAEGIHTCLDTNGFVRRYDPVIDELLEATDLVMLDLKQINDDVHQILVGVSNHRTLDFARYLQKKGKRTWIRFVVVPGYSDDDDSVHRLGEFTKDMDNIEKIELLPYHELGKHKWIAMGEEYKLDGVKPPSKETMERVKNILASYGHEVMY encoded by the coding sequence ATGTCAACCATCGGTCGTATCCACTCTTTTGAATCCTGCGGTACCGTTGACGGCCCAGGCATCCGTTTTATCACCTTTTTCCAGGGCTGTCTGATGCGCTGCCTTTACTGCCATAATCGCGACACCTGGGATACGCATGGCGGTAAGGAAATCACCGTTGATGAGTTGATGAAGGATGTCCTCTCCTATCGTCACTTTATGAATGCATCAGGCGGTGGCGTTACGGCATCAGGTGGTGAGGCGATTTTACAAGCCGAATTTGTACGAGACTGGTTTCGCGCCTGCCAGGCAGAAGGGATCCATACTTGCCTGGACACGAATGGCTTTGTTCGCCGTTACGACCCGGTAATCGATGAACTTCTGGAAGCCACTGATTTAGTGATGCTCGACCTGAAACAGATTAACGATGATGTGCATCAGATTCTGGTCGGTGTTTCAAATCATCGCACCCTGGATTTTGCACGTTATTTGCAGAAGAAGGGTAAGCGCACCTGGATTCGTTTTGTCGTCGTACCCGGTTACTCCGATGATGATGATTCTGTTCACCGTCTGGGCGAGTTCACCAAAGATATGGATAACATCGAAAAGATTGAACTCCTTCCCTACCACGAATTAGGCAAACACAAATGGATTGCCATGGGTGAAGAGTACAAGTTAGACGGCGTTAAGCCGCCGAGCAAAGAAACTATGGAGCGAGTAAAGAATATTCTCGCCAGCTACGGTCACGAAGTGATGTACTAA
- a CDS encoding MFS transporter, whose protein sequence is MSTWSRPVILLLCGLMLMTVSIAVLNTLVPLWLTHDLLPTWQVGMASSSYYTGNLLGTLLAGWLINRYGFNRCFYLASVLFALATMGMVLLDGFYSWTMLRFTAGVGCALIWVVVESALLCSGTVRNRGQLLAAYMIIYYLGTVAGQLLVSRVSTELLHVIPWVTALIICAVLPVVFVQVTVTAATEEASTGRIWIMLRRRSSRLGINGCIISGIVLGSLYGLMPLYLSHQGMSDATVGYWMALLVSSGIIGQWPVGRLADRFGRLMVLRVQVFVVILGAIAMLSGAAMAPALFVLGLAGFTLYPVAMSWACETVAHHELVAMNQALLFSYTVGSLVGPGMTALLMQNYSDRLLFVMIAAVALVYLVMLLRKADHQATPVAHA, encoded by the coding sequence ATGTCAACCTGGTCGCGCCCCGTCATTTTGCTGCTCTGTGGCTTAATGCTTATGACGGTGTCTATCGCTGTGCTCAATACGCTGGTACCGCTATGGCTTACTCACGATCTGCTGCCAACCTGGCAAGTCGGTATGGCGAGCTCATCGTATTACACTGGTAATTTGCTGGGCACTCTGTTGGCTGGCTGGTTGATCAATCGTTATGGTTTTAATCGCTGCTTCTATCTGGCCAGTGTTCTCTTTGCCTTGGCGACCATGGGTATGGTGCTGCTTGATGGGTTCTACAGCTGGACGATGCTGCGTTTCACCGCAGGTGTAGGTTGTGCATTGATTTGGGTTGTCGTGGAAAGTGCTTTGTTGTGCAGCGGTACCGTACGTAATCGGGGCCAACTGCTCGCTGCTTACATGATCATCTACTATCTGGGTACTGTCGCTGGCCAGTTGCTGGTCAGCCGTGTCTCTACAGAGCTGCTGCATGTTATTCCGTGGGTTACTGCTCTGATTATCTGTGCTGTATTACCGGTGGTTTTTGTACAGGTTACTGTCACTGCGGCAACCGAAGAGGCATCAACTGGGCGCATCTGGATTATGCTGCGCCGTCGCAGTTCTCGTTTAGGAATTAATGGCTGCATCATTTCCGGTATCGTTCTGGGTTCTTTATATGGCCTGATGCCACTTTATCTGTCTCATCAGGGCATGAGCGATGCTACCGTCGGTTATTGGATGGCGCTGCTAGTCAGCTCAGGCATTATTGGCCAATGGCCGGTTGGACGTCTTGCCGACCGTTTCGGACGTCTGATGGTACTGCGCGTGCAGGTTTTTGTGGTCATTTTGGGGGCTATCGCCATGCTTAGCGGTGCCGCGATGGCACCGGCGCTGTTCGTACTCGGTCTGGCTGGCTTTACGCTCTATCCGGTGGCGATGTCATGGGCATGTGAAACTGTGGCCCACCATGAGCTGGTGGCGATGAATCAGGCCTTACTCTTCAGCTATACCGTAGGAAGCTTAGTGGGACCCGGGATGACAGCGCTGCTGATGCAGAATTACTCTGATCGTCTACTGTTTGTGATGATTGCTGCTGTCGCGCTGGTTTATTTGGTTATGCTGTTGCGTAAGGCCGATCATCAGGCAACGCCCGTTGCCCATGCGTAA
- the serS gene encoding serine--tRNA ligase encodes MLDPNLLRNEPDAVAEKLARRGFKLDVETLRSLEERRKVLQVETENLQAERNSRSKSIGQAKARGEDIEPLRQEVNALGERLDAAKAELDVLQNEIRDFALALPNLPVDEVPLGKDDSENQEISRWGQPRQFDFPVKDHVELGEAAKGLDFAAAVKLTGSRFIVMQGQIARLHRALSQFMLDLHTQQHGYLETYVPYLVNQETLFGTGQLPKFGEDLFHTKPLGEEAGSSNYALIPTAEVPLTNLVRDEIVEEEALPIKLTAHTPCFRSEAGSYGRDTRGLIRMHQFDKVEMVQIVAPETSMDALEELVGHAEKVLQLLNLPYRKVLLCTGDMGFGSAKTYDLEVWLPAQDTYREISSCSNMGDFQARRMQARCRSKTDKKPRLLHTLNGSGLAVGRTLVAVLENYQQADGRIEVPEVLRPYMGGLEFVG; translated from the coding sequence ATGCTCGATCCCAACCTGCTGCGTAATGAGCCAGACGCAGTCGCAGAAAAACTGGCACGCCGAGGATTCAAACTGGATGTGGAAACGTTACGTTCGCTCGAAGAGCGTCGTAAAGTCTTGCAGGTAGAAACTGAAAATCTACAGGCTGAGCGTAACTCCCGATCCAAATCCATCGGTCAGGCCAAAGCACGTGGGGAAGATATCGAGCCGCTGCGTCAGGAAGTGAACGCACTGGGCGAACGCCTGGATGCGGCTAAAGCAGAACTGGATGTCCTGCAGAATGAAATTCGTGATTTTGCTCTCGCGTTGCCAAATTTGCCGGTTGATGAAGTTCCACTGGGTAAAGATGACAGCGAGAATCAGGAAATCAGCCGTTGGGGACAGCCGCGTCAGTTTGATTTCCCGGTAAAAGATCACGTCGAGCTGGGTGAAGCCGCCAAAGGCCTGGATTTTGCCGCAGCGGTAAAACTGACCGGCTCACGTTTCATTGTGATGCAAGGGCAAATCGCGCGTCTGCATCGTGCGCTGAGCCAATTTATGCTGGATCTTCATACGCAGCAGCACGGTTATCTCGAAACCTATGTTCCGTATCTGGTGAATCAGGAAACGTTATTTGGTACCGGTCAGTTGCCCAAGTTTGGTGAAGACCTGTTCCACACCAAACCTTTGGGTGAAGAAGCGGGAAGCAGTAATTATGCTCTGATCCCAACGGCGGAAGTGCCACTGACTAATCTGGTGCGTGATGAGATTGTTGAGGAAGAAGCGCTGCCAATTAAACTCACCGCGCACACGCCATGCTTCCGTTCAGAAGCGGGCTCATACGGACGCGATACGCGTGGTTTAATTCGTATGCACCAGTTCGACAAAGTTGAGATGGTGCAGATTGTTGCGCCTGAAACCTCAATGGATGCACTCGAAGAGCTAGTCGGCCATGCAGAGAAAGTGCTGCAGCTGCTGAATCTACCTTACCGCAAAGTGTTGCTATGTACGGGCGATATGGGCTTTGGTTCAGCCAAAACATACGACCTGGAAGTGTGGTTACCTGCGCAGGATACCTATCGCGAAATCTCATCATGTTCCAACATGGGTGATTTCCAGGCGCGCCGTATGCAGGCGCGCTGCCGCAGTAAAACCGACAAAAAGCCACGTTTGTTGCATACCCTTAACGGTTCAGGCTTAGCGGTTGGCCGTACCTTGGTTGCGGTGCTGGAAAATTATCAGCAAGCTGATGGCCGTATTGAGGTACCTGAAGTGTTGCGCCCCTACATGGGTGGCCTGGAATTTGTAGGCTAA
- a CDS encoding replication-associated recombination protein A, translating into MSNLSLDFAPSNEFQPLAARMRPATLQQYIGQQHLLAPGKPLPRAIEAGHLHSMILWGPPGTGKTTLAEIIGHYGKADVERISAVTSGVKEIREAIERARQNRQVGRRTILFVDEVHRFNKSQQDAFLPHIEDGTITFIGATTENPSFELNSALLSRARVYLLKSLTTADIEQVLLQAMQDDDRGYGKSDILLPDNTRRMIAELVNGDARRALNTLEMMADMAENNAQGQRELTPQLLNEVSGERAARFDNKGDRFYDLISALHKSVRGSAPDAALYWYARIITAGGDPLYVARRLLAIASEDVGNADPRGMQVALAAWDCFTRVGPAEGERAIAQAIVYLASAPKSNAVYTAFKAAMRDAREFPDYDVPEHLRNAPTRLMKEMGLGKEYRYAHDETNAYAAGEVYFPPEMAKTRYYQPTNRGLEGKIGEKLAWLAEQDQNSPIKRYR; encoded by the coding sequence GTGAGTAATCTGTCTCTGGATTTTGCCCCATCAAATGAGTTTCAACCGCTGGCCGCACGCATGCGGCCGGCTACGTTGCAACAATATATTGGGCAGCAGCATCTGCTGGCGCCTGGCAAACCACTGCCGCGCGCCATCGAGGCAGGACATCTGCATTCAATGATTTTATGGGGACCACCAGGGACAGGTAAAACAACGCTCGCAGAAATTATTGGTCATTATGGCAAAGCCGATGTGGAGCGCATCTCTGCCGTGACCTCTGGTGTCAAAGAGATACGTGAAGCCATTGAGCGAGCACGTCAAAATCGACAGGTGGGACGGCGTACTATTCTGTTTGTCGATGAAGTGCATCGCTTCAATAAAAGCCAGCAGGATGCTTTCCTTCCACACATCGAAGACGGCACGATAACCTTTATTGGTGCCACGACAGAAAACCCCTCATTTGAGCTGAACTCGGCGCTGCTTTCGCGTGCGCGCGTATATTTACTCAAATCTCTTACCACAGCCGACATTGAGCAGGTTTTGCTGCAAGCCATGCAAGATGACGATCGCGGTTACGGTAAGAGCGATATTCTGCTACCGGATAATACGCGTCGCATGATTGCCGAGCTGGTGAACGGTGATGCACGGCGTGCGTTGAATACGCTGGAAATGATGGCGGATATGGCAGAGAACAATGCGCAAGGCCAGCGTGAACTAACGCCACAACTGCTCAATGAAGTATCAGGTGAAAGGGCGGCGCGCTTTGATAATAAAGGCGACCGTTTCTACGATTTGATTTCCGCCTTGCATAAATCTGTTCGTGGCTCTGCACCGGATGCTGCGCTTTATTGGTATGCCCGTATCATCACTGCAGGTGGCGATCCTCTGTATGTCGCACGTCGTTTACTGGCTATCGCTTCGGAAGATGTCGGCAACGCCGATCCACGAGGCATGCAGGTTGCGCTTGCTGCCTGGGATTGCTTCACTCGCGTTGGTCCTGCTGAAGGCGAGCGAGCTATTGCACAGGCTATTGTTTACCTCGCCAGCGCCCCCAAAAGTAATGCCGTTTACACCGCTTTCAAAGCAGCGATGCGTGATGCGCGCGAATTTCCAGATTATGATGTGCCGGAACATTTACGCAATGCTCCAACCAGGTTGATGAAAGAGATGGGACTGGGCAAAGAGTATCGCTACGCACATGATGAAACCAACGCCTATGCGGCCGGGGAAGTCTATTTTCCACCTGAAATGGCTAAGACGCGATATTACCAACCTACCAATCGCGGGCTTGAAGGAAAAATTGGTGAAAAACTCGCCTGGCTCGCTGAGCAGGATCAAAATAGCCCGATAAAACGCTACCGCTGA
- the lolA gene encoding outer membrane lipoprotein chaperone LolA, with translation MKLRVIACGLLASFVSASALADASSDLQQRLNKVNSFHASFSQKVTDGSGANVQDGEGELWVKRPSLFNWHMTAPDESVIISDGKNLWFYNPFVEQASVSLLQNAASNTPFMLIARNQPSDWKQYNISQKGDNFELTPKSSDGNLKQFTINVTSSGTINKFSAVEQDGQHSDYQLKSQNNGAISPDKFTFTPPKGVTVDDQRQ, from the coding sequence ATGAAATTACGCGTTATTGCCTGCGGCCTATTGGCCAGTTTTGTTTCCGCTTCAGCTTTGGCGGATGCGTCTAGCGATCTACAACAGCGTCTAAATAAAGTGAACAGCTTCCACGCCAGCTTTAGTCAGAAAGTGACTGATGGCAGCGGTGCGAATGTGCAGGACGGTGAAGGCGAACTTTGGGTCAAACGTCCGAGTCTGTTTAACTGGCACATGACTGCGCCAGACGAAAGCGTAATTATTTCTGATGGTAAGAATCTGTGGTTCTATAATCCATTCGTTGAGCAAGCGAGTGTCAGCCTGCTGCAAAATGCCGCGAGTAATACCCCGTTTATGCTTATTGCTCGTAATCAGCCAAGTGACTGGAAGCAATACAATATCTCGCAGAAAGGCGATAACTTCGAGCTGACCCCAAAAAGTAGTGACGGCAATCTTAAGCAGTTCACTATCAATGTTACCTCCTCCGGCACGATCAATAAGTTCAGTGCTGTTGAGCAAGATGGTCAGCACAGCGATTATCAGCTAAAAAGTCAGAATAATGGCGCAATTAGCCCGGATAAATTCACCTTTACTCCGCCAAAAGGAGTAACGGTGGACGATCAACGACAATGA